The Tenebrio molitor chromosome 3, icTenMoli1.1, whole genome shotgun sequence genome contains a region encoding:
- the LOC138126932 gene encoding CD63 antigen-like: MNLSWSNRVIKYVLFIFNLLFVISGIIMIAVGVSVKSFYSDYDILLNDSYFSLPNLLIAIGSLIFFISFFGCCGAIRESWFMIFIFSILLSIIFIMEFSAGIAGYVLRDKTSSYLTDELQNSMKKYQFNPGKNDVNGETYAWDTIQENFQCCGAEGPEDWASVPKATTATGSTTKEGPSTISSTQTSTTESLATETSVTENSTVSSSTEITTTTKSTVKPTTTNEATKRNVREAAEDSKFDLPGSCCKSKPGVGGNIVCNMNNTDTATFYEKGCVEGFGDYLKAHAVTLGGVGIAIAFIQLFGVIFACHLTKQLKHGFYST; this comes from the exons ATGAATCTCAGCTGGAGTAATAGAGTTATAAAATATGTGCTGTTCATCTTTAATCTGCTGTTCGTG ATCAGCGGGATTATTATGATAGCAGTGGGAGTCTCGGTGAAGTCTTTTTACTCAGATTATGACATATTATTGAACGATAGCTATTTTTCCCTGCCTAATTTACTCATAGCTATAGGGtctttaattttctttatatCGTTCTTTGGATGTTGTGGGGCTATCAGGGAAAGTTGGTTCATGATATTTATT TTTTCGATACTGCTatcaataattttcattatggAGTTTTCCGCTGGAATCGCTGGTTATGTACTGAGAGATAAAACTAGTTCGTACTTAACAGACGAGTTGCAGAATTCTATGAAGAAATATCAATTCAATCCTGGGAAGAATGATGTCAACGGTGAAACTTATGCGTGGGATACAATTCAGGAGAAT TTTCAATGTTGTGGAGCCGAAGGTCCGGAAGATTGGGCATCAGTGCCCAAAGCAACAACTGCAACTGGTAGCACCACAAAAGAAGGACCGTcaacaatttcatcaactCAAACTTCAACAACGGAAAGTTTGGCAACGGAAACTTCTGTGACAGAAAACTCAACGGTTTCAAGTTCTACAGAAATAACAACGACTACAAAATCTACAGTAAAACCTACAACCACCAACGAAGCAACCAAAAGAAATGTTAGAGAGGCTGCGGAAGATTCTAAATTCGACTTACCAGGAAGTTGTTGTAAGAGTAAGCCAGGAGTGGGAGGAAACATAGTATGTAATATGAACAATACTGACACTGCGACGTTTTATGAAAAAGGATGTGTGGAAGGATTTGGTGATTATCTAAAAGCACATGCAGTTACTTTGGGAGGAGTTGGAATAGCAATTGCTTTTATACAG cTCTTTGGCGTGATATTCGCCTGCCATTTGACAAAGCAGCTGAAACATGGTTTTTACAGTacgtaa